The Miscanthus floridulus cultivar M001 chromosome 17, ASM1932011v1, whole genome shotgun sequence genome has a window encoding:
- the LOC136517486 gene encoding probable calcium-binding protein CML18, producing the protein MASVKGGDSAKAKAAGRGGPGMPVAEVEQVFRRYDANGDGKISAEELASVLRALGAPPAPGEVRRMMDEMDSDRDGFVDLAEFVAFHCSNGEEEEGEGREDATEAELREAFRMYDADRNGLISARELHRVLRQLGDKCSVADCSRMIRSVDADGDGSVNFDEFKKMMGAGAGGRR; encoded by the coding sequence ATGGCGAGCGTCAAGGGCGGGGACTCGGCCAAGGCGAAGGCGGCGGGTCGAGGTGGTCCGGGGATGCCGGTggcggaggtggagcaggtgTTCCGGCGCTACGACGCCAACGGCGACGGCAAGATCTCGGCGGAGGAGCTGGCGTCCGTGCTGCGGGCGCTGGGCGCGCCGCCGGCTCCCGGGGAGGTGCGGCGCATGATGGACGAGATGGACTCCGACCGCGACGGCTTCGTGGACCTCGCCGAGTTCGTCGCCTTCCACTGCAGCaacggggaggaggaggagggggagggcaGGGAGGACGCCACCGAGGCCGAGCTGCGGGAGGCGTTCCGCATGTACGACGCCGACCGCAACGGGCTGATCTCCGCGCGGGAGCTCCACCGCGTCCTGCGCCAGCTCGGGGACAAGTGCTCCGTCGCAGACTGCTCCCGGATGATCCGCTCCGTCGACGCAGACGGCGACGGCAGTGTCAACTTCGACGAGTTCAAGAAGATGATGGGCGCCGGCGCTGGAGGCAGGCGCTAG